Proteins encoded by one window of Thalassoroseus pseudoceratinae:
- a CDS encoding ABC transporter ATP-binding protein, whose translation MRQRLTSRQRFARYKTDLKNRLASRNGSAKTGSHESDPTKSSDISRKGRTRSSWELMQRFWGLLSGFHKPIVFALATLTIGTLLALVPPAATKFLIDNVLGDKPMPAWLTSRISLPSDPWSLLLLVTGGVFALSTFRIIVQLWGRWHATRANKRFQLQLRRQVFQHAVRLPLHRVYSLKSGGAASILREDVSSVGDLIFGMIYNPWRAIIQLLGSLCVLAWVDWRLLLGTLILIPLIVMTHRTWINRIRPQFRDIRARRTEVDSQATEIFGGMRIVRAFSGQRAEASRFMRVNHLMGRQELHTWWWARILEVVWETIVPLGSAALLMYGGWSVMQGTLTLGDLMMFLVYLLMLLEPLAVIASSATQFQNGLSALDRILDLLDEPREMQPTVEAVFVEKSEVAGEISFHDVSFRYPSSNEEALHDVSLEVAPGEVIALVGPSGAGKTTLCNLVARFYDPSEGHISLDGRDLREIDVENYRGLLGIVEQDVFLFDGTIAENISYGDRHASEAEVRRAAEAANAAEFIDRMPNGLGTLIGERGVKLSGGQRQRIAIARAILADPRILILDEATSNLDTESERLIQASLNDLMSGRTCFVIAHRLSTITHADRIVVIESGRISEIGTHADLMSRPGRYREMVRMQLGQQAAMADELQSS comes from the coding sequence GTGCGACAACGACTGACCAGCCGACAACGCTTTGCGCGTTACAAGACCGACTTGAAAAACCGTTTGGCGAGCCGAAATGGATCGGCGAAGACGGGATCGCACGAATCCGACCCGACAAAATCGAGCGATATCAGCCGCAAGGGGCGGACGCGGTCGTCGTGGGAGTTGATGCAGCGGTTCTGGGGTTTGCTCTCCGGGTTTCATAAGCCGATCGTGTTTGCCCTGGCGACGCTCACCATCGGCACACTGCTGGCGTTGGTTCCACCGGCGGCGACGAAGTTTCTGATCGACAACGTCCTCGGCGACAAACCGATGCCGGCGTGGTTGACATCGCGAATCTCGTTACCGAGTGATCCGTGGTCGTTGCTGCTGCTAGTCACGGGGGGCGTGTTTGCGCTTTCGACGTTTCGGATTATCGTGCAGCTTTGGGGCCGATGGCACGCGACGCGGGCGAACAAACGGTTTCAACTGCAACTCCGCCGGCAAGTCTTCCAGCATGCGGTGCGGTTGCCGTTGCATCGGGTGTATTCCCTCAAGAGCGGTGGGGCGGCGAGCATCCTGCGGGAAGACGTGTCCAGCGTCGGCGATTTGATTTTCGGGATGATCTACAACCCCTGGCGGGCAATCATCCAACTTCTGGGGAGTCTCTGCGTCCTGGCATGGGTTGATTGGCGATTGCTGCTCGGCACACTGATTTTGATCCCGTTGATCGTGATGACCCATCGCACGTGGATTAACCGCATCCGCCCGCAATTCCGCGACATTCGGGCTCGCCGCACGGAAGTCGATAGCCAAGCGACCGAAATTTTCGGGGGCATGCGGATTGTCCGTGCCTTCAGTGGTCAGCGTGCGGAAGCAAGCCGATTCATGCGGGTCAATCACCTGATGGGTCGGCAGGAACTTCACACCTGGTGGTGGGCCCGCATTCTGGAAGTCGTGTGGGAAACCATTGTTCCGCTCGGAAGCGCGGCGCTCTTAATGTACGGCGGTTGGTCGGTGATGCAGGGAACGCTCACATTGGGCGATTTGATGATGTTCCTGGTCTATCTTCTGATGCTCCTCGAACCGCTGGCCGTGATTGCATCGAGTGCGACGCAATTTCAGAACGGGCTTTCGGCTCTCGATCGAATTCTCGATTTGCTCGACGAACCTCGGGAAATGCAACCGACGGTTGAAGCGGTTTTTGTGGAGAAATCTGAAGTCGCTGGTGAAATTAGTTTTCACGATGTCAGTTTTCGATATCCAAGCAGCAATGAAGAAGCGTTGCATGATGTGTCGCTCGAAGTTGCACCGGGGGAGGTCATCGCGTTGGTTGGGCCGAGCGGTGCAGGTAAAACGACGCTGTGTAATCTGGTCGCGCGGTTTTACGATCCAAGTGAAGGGCATATTTCTTTGGACGGCCGCGATTTGCGGGAGATTGACGTCGAAAACTATCGCGGATTGCTGGGCATCGTCGAGCAAGATGTATTCTTGTTTGATGGTACGATTGCCGAGAACATTAGTTATGGCGATCGTCATGCGAGTGAAGCGGAAGTTCGCCGGGCCGCCGAAGCCGCGAATGCTGCGGAATTTATTGATCGGATGCCAAACGGCTTGGGCACATTGATCGGCGAACGCGGCGTGAAACTCAGCGGTGGACAACGGCAACGGATCGCGATTGCCCGTGCAATCCTCGCGGATCCTCGAATTTTGATCCTCGATGAAGCGACAAGTAACCTCGATACCGAGAGCGAACGCTTGATTCAGGCGAGCTTGAATGATCTGATGAGTGGACGCACGTGTTTTGTAATCGCGCACCGATTGAGCACCATCACACATGCGGATCGGATTGTCGTCATCGAATCTGGTCGGATTTCGGAAATTGGCACACACGCCGATCTAATGAGTCGACCGGGACGATATCGGGAAATGGTCCGGATGCAACTCGGCCAGCAAGCGGCGATGGCCGACGAATTGCAATCGTCCTGA
- a CDS encoding DUF1501 domain-containing protein produces the protein MLNRRDFLANAGTSFGGLALAMMLQEQARCGGGELEVLHHPPKAKRVVQLFMAGAASHIDLWDHKPALEKHHGEPSDFGEHVEAFQNGLGPWMKSPFPFASYGESGKMLSEPVAPLGSCVDDIAFVHNMVGKTGVHSQATYLQATGFQRPGFPGMGSWVSYALGTLNENLPTFVVLPDHRGFASNGPKNWGSAFLPASAQGTAIFPQRKNPIEDLHPDAEFVTERGDQAGLEMLNRMNRRFQTERAHDSRLDARIRSYELAAAMQLSAPEALDISGEPKHILKMYGLDQIGREYPQKINPAEEVEYFGRKCLIARRLLERGVRFIQIWSGNDNGFPRRNWDSHEDIARDHGPLARGMSVGTAALIQDLKQRGLLDDTIILWTTEFGRMPSTQGSVGRDHNPYVFTNWLCGGGIRGGISYGPSDEWGYKPLDRANPTQVYDIHATILHLLGIDHTKLTVRHDGIDRRLTDVHGHVLHDLIV, from the coding sequence ATGCTTAACCGTCGAGACTTCCTGGCGAATGCGGGTACGAGTTTCGGTGGGCTGGCGTTGGCGATGATGTTGCAAGAACAGGCTCGGTGTGGCGGTGGGGAATTGGAGGTTCTCCACCATCCGCCGAAAGCCAAACGGGTCGTGCAACTATTCATGGCAGGGGCGGCGAGCCATATTGATTTATGGGATCACAAACCTGCCCTCGAAAAGCATCACGGCGAACCATCCGATTTTGGCGAACACGTCGAAGCGTTCCAGAACGGACTTGGTCCGTGGATGAAGTCGCCGTTTCCGTTTGCCAGCTACGGCGAGTCGGGAAAGATGCTCAGCGAACCGGTGGCACCGCTCGGGTCGTGTGTGGATGACATCGCGTTCGTCCACAATATGGTCGGCAAGACCGGCGTGCATTCGCAGGCGACGTATTTGCAAGCAACCGGGTTTCAACGGCCTGGTTTTCCTGGCATGGGGTCGTGGGTCAGTTACGCGCTTGGCACGCTGAACGAGAATCTGCCCACGTTCGTCGTGCTGCCCGATCATCGGGGTTTTGCCAGTAACGGGCCAAAGAATTGGGGATCGGCATTCCTCCCCGCGAGTGCCCAAGGAACGGCCATCTTCCCGCAACGCAAGAACCCAATCGAAGACCTGCACCCGGATGCGGAATTCGTCACCGAACGCGGCGACCAAGCCGGGCTGGAAATGCTGAACCGCATGAACCGTCGTTTTCAGACGGAGCGAGCCCACGATTCGCGTCTTGATGCACGCATCCGCTCCTACGAACTCGCCGCCGCGATGCAACTGTCGGCCCCGGAAGCTCTCGACATTTCTGGGGAACCGAAACACATTCTCAAGATGTATGGACTCGATCAAATCGGTCGCGAGTATCCCCAAAAAATCAATCCCGCCGAGGAAGTTGAATACTTTGGCCGCAAGTGCCTGATCGCCCGACGATTACTCGAACGCGGAGTGCGGTTCATTCAGATTTGGTCCGGCAACGACAACGGTTTTCCCCGGCGGAATTGGGATTCTCACGAGGACATCGCTCGGGATCATGGACCGCTCGCCCGCGGCATGTCGGTCGGGACAGCGGCACTGATCCAAGACCTGAAACAACGTGGTTTGCTCGACGATACGATCATTCTGTGGACGACCGAATTCGGTCGCATGCCCAGCACTCAAGGCAGCGTCGGTCGCGATCACAATCCGTACGTGTTCACGAATTGGCTCTGCGGCGGCGGAATCCGCGGCGGTATTTCCTATGGTCCCTCCGACGAGTGGGGCTACAAACCGCTTGACCGGGCCAACCCGACGCAAGTGTATGACATCCACGCCACCATTCTGCACCTCCTCGGCATCGATCACACGAAACTAACCGTCCGCCATGACGGCATCGACCGCCGACTGACCGACGTCCATGGCCATGTGCTGCACGATCTGATTGTTTGA
- a CDS encoding FAD-dependent oxidoreductase — translation MMKLSAQSLIFAILIACVPTSLRAQKPELPEPAVPGLRYYYPPEKIEPRVIETDVCIYGGTCAGVVAAVQADRMGQDAVLLEFGKHLGGLSSGGLSHTDGGDPGVCGGIAREFYKQIGQRNFRPSEAEAAFEKLLEPTNVVVHKRAHLDEVKKDGSRIVSIKMEDGLEVRAKQFIDATYEGDLLARAGVSWHAGREANSVYNETYNGIRKPGTGGHNWPTRVDPFRVAGDPTSGLLPRVNYDPGQPGDGDDRIQAFCFRMWLTKKDPRPFPKPAVYEPEQYELLARLFESGANPSIGWSLDTNNHHLFKGAYFIDFVGGNYDWPDANWLEREQIFQDHANYQIGVMWFLANSPRVPEKYRKEFQKWGLPKNLYQDTSGWTHQLYIREGRRMVSDYVMTQHNCQGREVPEDSVGLASYNMDSHHCQMTVVDGAVRNEGNVEIPVEPYPISYRALTPKRSECTNLLVPVALSSSHIAFGSIRMEPVFMLLGQSAATAASHAIESNVDVQDVDYAKLRDRLLEDGQILNYTGPPRRRGGGGIGIDPKTLKGIVVDNDQAEMIGPWQSNNVTHPRVGPSYVHDNNEAKGECVAKYTLKLPKPGRYEVRVSWPSNPNRATNVPIKVDFDGASKTVLVNQKKTGEDGFNSIGKFEFDRTAVVEISNRDTNGYVIADAVQFLPVKENAPDENLKEEEKQDEDEPPTNLSSSDAPNILLLFADDFGYEALGCYGGKDFQTPNLDRLATQGMRFTRAYTSPVCTPSRMSLYTGNYVSHHGYFNVLPVHQGTKKAVDFRSKWATYPQLLRDAGYRTSVTGKWQLAALEYHPEHCRDAGFDSWCVWQIWRDGSKTTRYWNPCFNHDGQIRDDISQRFGPDVLADYVIEQMRTAAEAKRPFYIHHNMLLPHWPIIETPDDKIAAKSASLAGMIAYMDGICGRILDEVDRLGISENTVVIFMGDNGTDSKSPRSTTDGSVKGGKFDLNDAGTHIPLIVRHPGTIEAGQTADELIDMTDLFPTICEIAGVEIPHDLQLDGVSFQSRLQGGKPSSRPWVTGGIRGHVSVFDGSWRVGSNTKQIIDARQLPRENIVKDVPSEFVSTIERLQAVPAKIAEAN, via the coding sequence ATGATGAAACTCAGTGCTCAATCACTCATCTTTGCAATATTGATTGCATGTGTCCCGACGAGTCTTCGGGCCCAAAAACCAGAACTTCCCGAACCGGCGGTTCCTGGTCTGCGGTATTACTATCCCCCAGAGAAAATCGAACCACGTGTCATTGAAACCGACGTGTGTATTTACGGCGGAACCTGTGCTGGTGTCGTCGCGGCGGTGCAAGCCGATCGCATGGGGCAAGACGCCGTTCTGCTGGAATTCGGAAAACATCTCGGCGGTTTGAGCTCCGGTGGATTGAGCCACACCGACGGCGGTGACCCTGGAGTCTGCGGGGGGATTGCTCGCGAGTTTTACAAGCAAATCGGCCAGCGAAACTTCCGCCCGTCCGAGGCCGAGGCAGCTTTTGAAAAGCTACTGGAACCGACGAACGTTGTCGTTCACAAACGAGCCCACCTGGATGAAGTCAAGAAAGACGGCTCGCGAATTGTCTCCATCAAAATGGAAGACGGACTCGAAGTCCGAGCCAAACAGTTCATTGACGCGACATACGAAGGTGATCTATTGGCTCGGGCTGGAGTTTCGTGGCATGCCGGTCGGGAAGCGAATTCTGTTTACAACGAAACCTACAACGGAATCCGGAAACCGGGAACCGGTGGACACAATTGGCCGACACGGGTGGACCCGTTCCGAGTGGCGGGCGATCCCACAAGCGGTTTGCTACCCCGCGTGAATTACGATCCCGGCCAACCGGGAGACGGTGACGACCGTATCCAAGCGTTTTGCTTCCGCATGTGGTTGACGAAAAAAGACCCGCGACCGTTTCCCAAACCAGCGGTTTACGAACCGGAACAGTACGAGTTGCTGGCTCGCCTATTCGAAAGTGGGGCCAATCCGAGTATTGGTTGGAGCTTGGACACGAACAACCATCACTTGTTCAAAGGGGCGTACTTCATCGATTTTGTCGGGGGCAATTACGATTGGCCCGATGCGAATTGGCTCGAACGCGAACAAATCTTCCAAGACCACGCGAATTACCAAATCGGCGTGATGTGGTTTCTCGCGAATAGTCCCCGCGTTCCGGAGAAGTACCGAAAAGAGTTTCAAAAATGGGGGCTGCCCAAGAACTTGTACCAGGACACAAGTGGTTGGACTCATCAACTCTACATCCGCGAGGGGCGGCGGATGGTCAGTGATTACGTGATGACGCAGCACAATTGCCAAGGTCGAGAAGTTCCTGAAGATAGCGTTGGGCTGGCATCGTACAACATGGATTCCCATCATTGCCAAATGACCGTCGTCGACGGTGCAGTCCGCAATGAAGGCAACGTCGAAATTCCTGTCGAACCCTACCCGATCTCGTATCGAGCACTCACGCCGAAGCGATCTGAGTGCACGAACTTGCTGGTTCCGGTGGCTCTTTCGTCGTCCCACATTGCGTTTGGTTCGATTCGGATGGAGCCGGTCTTCATGTTGCTCGGCCAAAGTGCGGCGACGGCAGCATCTCATGCAATCGAATCGAATGTCGATGTCCAAGACGTTGACTACGCCAAGTTACGTGACCGACTCCTGGAGGACGGTCAAATCCTCAACTACACTGGACCGCCACGGCGGCGGGGCGGCGGTGGGATCGGTATCGATCCGAAAACGTTGAAAGGTATCGTTGTCGACAACGATCAAGCTGAGATGATCGGTCCGTGGCAATCGAACAACGTCACTCATCCGCGAGTGGGGCCGAGTTATGTTCATGACAACAACGAGGCCAAAGGCGAATGTGTTGCCAAGTATACGTTGAAACTACCGAAACCCGGCCGCTACGAAGTTCGAGTCAGTTGGCCATCCAATCCCAATCGGGCGACGAACGTGCCGATCAAAGTCGATTTCGACGGAGCATCGAAAACTGTCCTGGTCAATCAAAAGAAGACCGGTGAGGATGGATTCAATTCGATTGGCAAGTTCGAATTTGATCGGACTGCAGTCGTTGAAATCTCGAACCGAGATACCAACGGTTACGTCATCGCTGATGCCGTGCAATTCCTGCCGGTGAAGGAAAACGCCCCCGACGAAAATCTCAAAGAGGAAGAGAAACAAGACGAAGACGAACCGCCAACAAACTTAAGTTCGTCGGACGCCCCGAACATCCTGTTGCTGTTTGCGGATGACTTCGGTTACGAAGCGCTTGGTTGTTACGGCGGAAAAGACTTCCAAACTCCGAATCTCGACCGACTTGCCACACAGGGAATGCGATTCACCCGTGCGTACACGAGCCCCGTTTGCACGCCGTCGCGGATGAGTCTCTATACCGGCAACTACGTCAGCCATCATGGCTATTTCAATGTGCTGCCGGTGCACCAGGGAACGAAGAAGGCGGTCGATTTTCGCTCAAAATGGGCAACTTATCCGCAACTACTTCGGGACGCCGGCTACCGGACATCGGTGACCGGAAAATGGCAGTTGGCGGCGTTGGAATACCACCCGGAGCACTGTCGCGATGCGGGTTTCGATTCCTGGTGCGTTTGGCAAATCTGGCGAGACGGTTCCAAAACCACTCGATATTGGAACCCGTGTTTCAATCATGATGGTCAAATCCGGGATGACATCTCCCAACGCTTCGGCCCGGATGTGCTTGCCGATTATGTGATCGAGCAAATGCGAACGGCGGCCGAGGCCAAACGGCCGTTCTACATTCATCACAACATGCTGTTGCCGCACTGGCCGATTATTGAAACTCCCGACGATAAGATCGCCGCGAAGTCGGCTTCGCTCGCCGGCATGATCGCGTACATGGATGGTATTTGCGGGCGAATTCTTGATGAAGTTGATCGGCTTGGAATCTCCGAAAACACGGTCGTCATTTTCATGGGCGACAACGGAACGGACTCGAAGTCACCACGGTCCACGACAGACGGTTCAGTGAAAGGGGGGAAATTCGATCTCAACGACGCCGGCACGCATATCCCCCTGATTGTGCGTCATCCTGGAACGATCGAGGCGGGGCAAACGGCCGATGAGCTGATCGACATGACGGATTTATTCCCCACGATCTGTGAAATCGCAGGTGTCGAGATCCCGCACGATCTGCAGTTGGACGGCGTTTCGTTTCAAAGTCGTTTGCAAGGGGGAAAGCCATCGTCCCGCCCTTGGGTGACGGGGGGCATTCGCGGTCATGTCAGTGTGTTTGACGGCAGTTGGCGTGTGGGTTCGAATACAAAGCAAATCATCGACGCCCGCCAACTTCCCCGCGAAAACATCGTCAAAGACGTGCCATCGGAATTTGTATCGACGATCGAACGACTCCAAGCCGTCCCGGCAAAAATCGCTGAAGCGAATTAG
- the htpG gene encoding molecular chaperone HtpG, producing MAETAEKQQYTFQAEISRLLSLLSESLYQNREITLRELISNASDALDKMRHVRLTDDSQRDDDELAVRLEPDEENRVLTIRDNGIGMTKDELIENLGTIAHSGTLEFFQQLAASGQQADASLIGQFGVGFYSAFMLSDRVEVLTRSYKDEQGYRWESDGSGSFTIEPVDGLDRGTQIRLHLKEGDDYNDFTKDARLQYIVRKYSTFVPHPIKLGDETLNDQRPIWVEPKSNLSDDDYTKFYQHLSHHTEETPLWHLHLSADSPIQFNAILYCPRNSFEKLGFGRNEHGLNLCAKRILVQDNNRDLLPEYLRFLYGLVDSTDLPLNVSRESLQDNTIFRRIKKVLVKKVLDHLASLAKDNADDYRTFYNEFGPILREGVGIDFDNREKIGGLLRFRSSHTGMDETTSLDDYLERANDDQKKIYFLGGPDLASLQKNPNLEVFQKKNIEVLYLTDPMDELALSHLTTYKDHTLTSIDAADVDLPEDEKAEDSESKDEKSDEEVPSGFEKVLTLFRDALGDQVQEVKRSKRLTNSPVCLVNPTGSMSTQMQKVMQMANRDFTMGKRIFEVNPHSPLIERLSNLSSNADHDNFIRDCAKQLYANAMLIEGLAPDTETLVNRTEQFMEELAQKRSPIVT from the coding sequence ATGGCTGAAACTGCCGAGAAACAACAGTACACATTTCAAGCGGAAATCAGTCGTCTACTGAGTTTGTTGTCGGAATCCCTGTACCAGAATCGCGAAATTACGCTCCGCGAGTTGATCTCGAATGCGTCCGATGCCCTCGACAAAATGCGGCACGTCCGTCTCACCGACGATTCGCAACGGGACGACGATGAGCTTGCGGTCCGTCTTGAACCGGACGAGGAAAATCGAGTCCTCACCATCCGCGACAACGGTATCGGGATGACCAAAGACGAGCTGATCGAGAACCTTGGGACGATCGCTCACAGCGGAACGCTCGAATTCTTTCAACAGCTCGCCGCCTCTGGACAACAAGCCGATGCTTCTCTGATTGGGCAGTTCGGCGTTGGATTTTATTCCGCGTTCATGTTGTCCGATCGGGTGGAAGTGCTCACGCGGAGCTACAAAGACGAACAAGGGTACCGCTGGGAATCCGACGGCTCGGGCAGTTTCACCATCGAGCCAGTCGACGGGCTCGATCGCGGTACCCAAATTCGGCTGCATTTGAAAGAAGGCGACGACTACAACGACTTCACCAAGGACGCGCGGCTGCAATATATCGTCCGAAAATATTCCACCTTCGTGCCACACCCGATCAAACTCGGCGACGAAACGCTCAACGACCAACGCCCGATTTGGGTCGAGCCGAAATCGAACCTATCCGACGACGATTACACGAAGTTCTATCAACACCTCTCGCATCACACCGAAGAAACTCCGCTGTGGCATTTGCACTTGTCGGCGGACTCTCCGATTCAATTCAACGCGATTCTGTACTGCCCGCGGAACAGTTTCGAGAAACTCGGCTTCGGTCGCAACGAGCACGGTTTGAACCTGTGTGCGAAGCGGATTCTCGTGCAGGATAACAACCGTGATCTGCTGCCGGAATATCTGCGATTCCTCTACGGGTTGGTTGATTCCACCGATTTGCCGTTGAACGTCTCGCGGGAATCACTGCAAGACAACACGATCTTTCGCCGTATCAAAAAGGTTCTGGTAAAGAAGGTACTCGATCACCTCGCGAGTTTGGCCAAGGACAACGCGGACGACTACCGCACGTTCTACAATGAGTTTGGCCCGATTCTCCGCGAAGGTGTAGGAATTGATTTCGATAACCGTGAAAAAATCGGCGGGCTGCTCCGGTTCCGTTCTTCGCATACGGGGATGGATGAAACGACCAGTCTGGATGACTACCTCGAACGGGCCAACGACGACCAAAAGAAAATCTATTTCCTCGGTGGTCCCGATCTGGCCAGCTTGCAGAAGAATCCCAATTTGGAAGTCTTCCAGAAGAAGAACATCGAGGTGCTCTACCTGACCGACCCGATGGACGAGTTGGCGTTGTCGCACCTGACAACGTACAAAGACCATACGCTCACTAGCATTGATGCCGCGGATGTCGACTTGCCAGAGGACGAGAAAGCGGAAGACTCAGAATCGAAGGACGAAAAGTCTGACGAGGAAGTGCCATCCGGTTTCGAGAAGGTTCTCACGCTGTTCCGCGACGCACTTGGCGACCAAGTTCAGGAAGTGAAACGCTCGAAACGGCTCACGAATTCGCCAGTGTGTCTCGTCAACCCAACCGGTTCGATGAGCACGCAAATGCAGAAGGTCATGCAGATGGCCAATCGCGATTTCACGATGGGCAAACGCATTTTCGAAGTGAACCCGCACAGCCCGCTAATTGAACGCCTCAGTAATTTGTCATCGAACGCCGACCACGACAATTTCATCCGCGACTGTGCCAAGCAACTCTATGCCAACGCAATGTTGATCGAGGGTCTCGCCCCCGACACCGAAACCCTCGTCAACCGCACTGAACAGTTCATGGAAGAACTCGCCCAGAAACGGTCGCCCATCGTAACCTAG
- a CDS encoding dual specificity protein phosphatase family protein, giving the protein MEPYLTPPRWKEFNVFGVLFIVLAVLLVGLIAWRGGWWWLAAWPATALLIVGCGYLMIGSRVFGKTPEGTRRRINRVLLFPYCAVNYWGWRAMRIARHTEPAWHRVAEGVYIGRRAFGRELPTDVDVVVDLTAEFCEPKCVRSGRRYIGIPTLDASCPDDDETVFAVLDSIVKHPGGTYIHCAEGHGRAAMLTAIVLIAQGHASNTDEALDMIKAVRPGIKPRPWQRARIRLWEQRWRNQSSSPS; this is encoded by the coding sequence ATGGAACCATATCTGACTCCGCCTCGGTGGAAGGAATTCAACGTTTTCGGTGTGTTGTTCATCGTACTGGCGGTTTTGTTGGTCGGTTTGATCGCATGGCGTGGGGGATGGTGGTGGTTGGCGGCGTGGCCGGCGACGGCGTTGCTGATCGTGGGATGCGGGTACCTTATGATCGGTTCACGAGTATTCGGAAAAACCCCGGAGGGCACGCGACGGCGGATCAATCGTGTACTGCTCTTTCCGTACTGCGCTGTCAATTACTGGGGCTGGCGAGCCATGCGGATTGCTCGGCACACAGAACCCGCCTGGCATCGAGTTGCAGAGGGCGTTTACATCGGGCGTCGGGCCTTCGGGCGAGAGTTGCCGACCGATGTCGATGTCGTCGTCGACCTCACGGCGGAGTTTTGCGAGCCGAAATGTGTGCGTTCGGGACGCAGATACATCGGGATCCCGACACTCGATGCGTCGTGTCCCGATGACGACGAAACCGTGTTCGCGGTGCTGGACTCGATTGTCAAACACCCTGGCGGTACCTACATTCACTGTGCCGAAGGTCATGGCCGAGCGGCAATGCTGACCGCCATCGTGTTGATCGCCCAAGGCCATGCCAGCAACACCGACGAAGCTTTGGATATGATCAAAGCAGTCCGACCGGGCATCAAACCCAGACCATGGCAACGTGCTCGAATTCGTCTCTGGGAGCAACGCTGGCGAAACCAATCTTCGTCGCCGAGTTGA